The Macaca fascicularis isolate 582-1 chromosome 13, T2T-MFA8v1.1 sequence ctccctctccctcctcctctgtcctccctccctccttccctccctcaccctcctccgCTCCCTCTGCCTTTACCACTGTGGGGGGGTCCTCTGGAGGGCCCTGCCACCCCACCTCTTCCTCGCTGGTGTCTGCTTTCCTGGCACCGATCCTGGCCCTGGAGTTTGTCCTGGGCCTGGTGGGGAACAGCTTGGCCTTCTTCATCTTCTGTGTCCACACGCGGCCCTGGACCTCCAACACGGTGTTCCTGGTCAGCCTGGTGGCCGCTGACTTCCTCCTGATCAGCAACCTGCCCCTCCGCGTGGACTACTACCTCCTCCATGAGAACTGGCGCTTTGGGGCTCCTGCCTGCAAAATCAACCTTTTCATGCTGTCCACCAACCGCACGGCCAGCGTCGTCTTCCTCACAGCCATCGCGCTCAACCGCTACCTGAAGGTGGTGCAGCCCCACCACGCGCTGAGCCGTGCTTCCGTGGGGGCAGCTGCCCGGGTGGCCGGGGGACTCTGGGTGGGCATCCTGCTCCTTAACGGGCACCTGCTCCTGAGCACCTTCTCTggcccctcctgcctcagctacagGGTGGGCACAAAGCCCTCGGCTTCACTCCGCTGGCACCAGGCGCTGTACCTGCTGGAGTTCTTCCTGCCACTAACGCTCATCCTCTTCGCCATCGTGAGCATCGGGCTCACCATCCGGAGTCGTGGCCTGGGCGGGCAGGCAGGTCCGCAGAGGGCCATGCGCGTGCTGGCCGTGGTGGTGGCCGTCTACACCATCTGCTTCTTGCCCAGCATCATCTTTGGCATGGCTTCCATGGTGGCCTTCTGGCTGTCTGCCTGCCGCTCCCTGGACGTCTGCACACAGCTCTTCCACGGCTCCCTGGCCTTCACCTACCTCAACAGCGTCCTGGACCCTGTGCTCTACTGCTTCTCTAGCCCCAACTTCCTCCACCAGAGCCGGGCCTTGCTGGGCCTCACGAGGGGCCGGCAGGGCCCAGTGAGTGACGAGAGCTCCTACCAACCCTCCAGGCAGTGGCGCCACCGGGAGGCCTCTAGGAAGGCGGAGGCCATAGGGAAGCTGGAAGTGCAGGCCGAGGTCTCTCTGGAAAAGGAAGGCTCCTCCCAGGGCTGAGGGCCAGCTGCAGGACTGCAGTGCTGTGGGGGTAAGGGCTGCCGCACTCTGGCCTGGAGGGACAAGGCCAGCACACGGTGCCTCAAGCAACTGGACAAGGGATGGCAGCAGGCCAGGGTCCAGGCCAAAGCACTGGCAGGACTCAGGTGGGTGACAGGCAGAGAAACCCGCCTGGGCCTCTCAGTTGTGTCCAGGATGGCGTTCCCAGAATGCAGGGGAGAGCAGGATGCCAGGTGGAGGAGACAGGCAGGGCGCTGTGGGCATGCCAGCTCAGACAGGggcctgtgcagctgcaggggCCAGAGGCCAATCACTGTCACAGCAGA is a genomic window containing:
- the OXER1 gene encoding oxoeicosanoid receptor 1; translation: MELHNLSSPSPSPSSSVLPPSFPPSPSSAPSAFTTVGGSSGGPCHPTSSSLVSAFLAPILALEFVLGLVGNSLAFFIFCVHTRPWTSNTVFLVSLVAADFLLISNLPLRVDYYLLHENWRFGAPACKINLFMLSTNRTASVVFLTAIALNRYLKVVQPHHALSRASVGAAARVAGGLWVGILLLNGHLLLSTFSGPSCLSYRVGTKPSASLRWHQALYLLEFFLPLTLILFAIVSIGLTIRSRGLGGQAGPQRAMRVLAVVVAVYTICFLPSIIFGMASMVAFWLSACRSLDVCTQLFHGSLAFTYLNSVLDPVLYCFSSPNFLHQSRALLGLTRGRQGPVSDESSYQPSRQWRHREASRKAEAIGKLEVQAEVSLEKEGSSQG